The Thermomonospora amylolytica sequence AGACGACGGAGGTGAAGCCGACCGCGTCGCGGCCGGGAAGCGGTGCGGCCGGCGGGGACGGTGAGCGGTTCACCAGCGAGAAGTGGGCCTCCCGGTACGGGGTCTGCCCGAGGTCGTCGCGTGTTCCCGCGATGGCGGTCGCGCGTGACTGCGCCGCCTCGGTGAGCGCCCGGCACAGGGCTGTGCCGGCGTCCAGATGGGTCCCGACGCCTCCGAAGGGCACCGGGAACATCGAACTGGTGATCACGGCGCCGCCGAGAAGATGCAGGCCACACCGGGGCGATGAGAGCGATCACGATCCGGATTCGGTACGCCCCGCCTCGGGAGTCCTGGCCGCCCGGGGCTCGCCGTCCGCCCTGTGGGAACCCTCCTGGAGCCGGGTCGTCGTCTCCCTCTGAAGTCTCACCCAGGCGGCGAAGTCCTCGATCCCGTCGATGACCGCTTCAAAGCGAAGGGAGTGGAAGAGGTCGAAGGCGTGGTGGCCTCCGCGCAGTTCGGCGTAGACGACGGGGTTGGCGGAGGCGAGGCGTAGCCGGTCGGCGAATTGCCGAGCGGCCGCCACGGGCGTCAGCGTGTCCTTGTCACCGTGCGCCAAGAAGAACGGCGGCGCGTCGGCCGCGATGCGGGACAGCGGTGAGGACTCGGGTCCTTGCCCGTAGTAGGCGCCGTAGTAGGTGTTCAGGCAGATGGCGGCGGTGACCGAGGTGTCCGCGTCCTCGAAGCCCGGCTGCAGACCGGGGTCGCCCTGAGTCAGCGCGGCCAGCGCCGCCATGTGCCCGCCCGCCGAACTGCCCGCCACGAACAGCGTCGCCGGATCGGCCCCGTACTCGTGGGCGTGCTCCCGCACCCAGGCGATCACCTTCTTGAGGTCGATCAGGTGCTCTGGGTGCCGGGCGTCTGGCCGCAGCCGGTAGTTCGCGCTGATGCACACCCAGCCATGGCTCGCCAACCGGTAGAGCAGCGGAAGCGACTGGCTGTTCTTGCGCCCCCGTGAGTAGCCGCCTCCGTGCATGTGGATGAGCACGGGCGCGCCCGTCGGCCGGGAGCGGTGGCGGTAGACGTCGAGGAGGTTCCGGCGGCCCGCGTCGCCATACCGCACGTTGGGCACGCGCTCGACGTCACGGCGACGCCGAACGAACGGCCAGAGGACGATGCGGGCCAACGGAGCGCGGCGACGCGGCCTCGCCGCGAGGTCGGCGTCGATGGCGGTACGCCACCCGGCCCCGAGCCCTTCGGCCATCGCACGTTCGACGCTCGCCCTGTCCCGCAGTCCGCGCCAGGCGACGACCGCGAGCCCGGACGCCGTGACGACGGCCAGCCCGACGGTCGCCCAACCGCCCGGCGTGGCGATGTCACTTTGAGCGAACGCCACCGACGTCCAGATCAGCAGCCAGAGGAAGGCCGTGAACGGCAGTTCGTTGACGACGAGGCCGAGGTGGTAGCTCACGTCGGCGATCGGCCGCGGCCGCCGCACGGGCGCCAACGCGCACAACGTGCCGAGCGCGACGAACGCCACTGTGACCGAATAACCGACGGGCACGGGACCTCCACACGGCTGGGATACCACACCTGTGGTACTACATCTGAGGTAGTATCGCCAGGCGTGAACCAGGAGCGACGAGACTCCCTGCGGGACGCGGCCATCGAGGTGCTGGCGGAGGCAGGTGGGCGAGGCCTGACCCACCGGGCCGTGGACGCCGCCGCGGGGGTGCCGCCGGGCACCACCAAGAACTACTTTCCGACCAGGGACGCCTTGTTGCGGGCGGTCGCCGAACGGTGCGTCGAGCTGTACCACCAGGTCCCCACCCCGCCGCCCACCGACCGGGAGAGCCTGGCGGCCATGCTCCGCGCGCTCCTGGAGAACGTCGCCGGGCCGGGCCGATCCCGCCTGCTGGCGATTTCGGAGCTTCAGTCCGAGGCGGCCCGCAAGCCATGGCTGGGGGCGATCCTCGACCGGGTCACGGCCGCCGACTTCGCCGACTTCGAGCACGCCCAGCGCGCCGCCGGGCTACCGGTCACCCCGCACCGCGCCGCCATCCTGACGCTGGCCCTGCACGCCGCCCTCTCCCATCTGCTGGCCGGAGGCCCCGACACCCTGGCCGCGACCGGGCTCGACGACCTCGACGAATTCGTCCACCGTCTTCTCGAGACGATCTACGGCCCACCCGCCCCAGGGCAGAACTGACGCCCCGCTCGCGGCACGCTGCGCATCGGCGGACCCGAGGGTCTTGGTCCAGCCGGAGAAACGCCGTCGGCAGCGTCGCCGCTGCCCTACATCCGCACCTGCTGGTGGTGCGCGAGCAGGCGGGTGAGCAGGCGGGTCAAGGTCTGCCTGTCCTCGGCCGGAAGCGGTCCGAGCAGGTCGTCCTGCACCTTGTCGAGTGCTCGGTCCATGCGCCGCAGCTGCCGATCGCCCGCCGTGGTGAGGGTCACGATGTTGCGCCTTCGGTCATCGGGGTCCGGCGTCCGCTCGACGAAACCCTGCGCGGCCAGTTCGTTGATCGCCGCCACCACGTCGCTGCGGTCCATGTTGCACCGGCGGCCGAGCTCGGCCTGGCTGGCCGCCCCGAACTCGTCCAGCGCGGCCAGGATGCGGTAGTGGTACCCGCG is a genomic window containing:
- a CDS encoding YcaO-like family protein; amino-acid sequence: MPFGGVGTHLDAGTALCRALTEAAQSRATAIAGTRDDLGQTPYREAHFSLVNRSPSPPAAPLPGRDAVGFTSVVSAPLPDVRQEVVHVARRIESVMGHPPLYVDLTRPELGIPVAHVVCPGALIDISH
- a CDS encoding alpha/beta hydrolase gives rise to the protein MPVGYSVTVAFVALGTLCALAPVRRPRPIADVSYHLGLVVNELPFTAFLWLLIWTSVAFAQSDIATPGGWATVGLAVVTASGLAVVAWRGLRDRASVERAMAEGLGAGWRTAIDADLAARPRRRAPLARIVLWPFVRRRRDVERVPNVRYGDAGRRNLLDVYRHRSRPTGAPVLIHMHGGGYSRGRKNSQSLPLLYRLASHGWVCISANYRLRPDARHPEHLIDLKKVIAWVREHAHEYGADPATLFVAGSSAGGHMAALAALTQGDPGLQPGFEDADTSVTAAICLNTYYGAYYGQGPESSPLSRIAADAPPFFLAHGDKDTLTPVAAARQFADRLRLASANPVVYAELRGGHHAFDLFHSLRFEAVIDGIEDFAAWVRLQRETTTRLQEGSHRADGEPRAARTPEAGRTESGS
- a CDS encoding TetR/AcrR family transcriptional regulator, with protein sequence MNQERRDSLRDAAIEVLAEAGGRGLTHRAVDAAAGVPPGTTKNYFPTRDALLRAVAERCVELYHQVPTPPPTDRESLAAMLRALLENVAGPGRSRLLAISELQSEAARKPWLGAILDRVTAADFADFEHAQRAAGLPVTPHRAAILTLALHAALSHLLAGGPDTLAATGLDDLDEFVHRLLETIYGPPAPGQN
- a CDS encoding MarR family winged helix-turn-helix transcriptional regulator: MEQIPARLTAKPSWLLTQMAVHAHRLASDGFGEVGARGYHYRILAALDEFGAASQAELGRRCNMDRSDVVAAINELAAQGFVERTPDPDDRRRNIVTLTTAGDRQLRRMDRALDKVQDDLLGPLPAEDRQTLTRLLTRLLAHHQQVRM